The following are encoded in a window of Lonchura striata isolate bLonStr1 chromosome 33, bLonStr1.mat, whole genome shotgun sequence genomic DNA:
- the LOC110476792 gene encoding claw keratin-like, with the protein MSCSSLCVPSCGVATPAPVADTTNEPCVRQCPDSTVVIQPPASVVTFPGPILSSFPQQSAVGSAGAPYVGAGSGGAFGSRGGYGALGGYGGFGGYGGFGGYGGFGGFGGSGICGRGSRSLGGSCGPC; encoded by the coding sequence atgtcctgctccagcctgtgcGTCCCCAGCTGCGGGGTGGCCACCCCGGCCCCCGTGGCTGACACCACCAACGAGCCCTGCGTGCGGCAGTGCCCCGACTCCACGGTGGTCATCCAGCCCCCGGCCTCGGTGGTCACCTTCCCCGggcccatcctcagctccttcccacagcAGAGCGCCGTGGGCTCGGCCGGAGCTCCCTACGTGGGAGCCGGCTCCGGGGGCGCCTTTGGCAGCCGTGGGGGCTACGGGGCCCTCGGGGGCTACGGGGGCTTTGGGGGCTACGGAGGTTTTGGGGGTTACGGCGGCTTTGGGGGTTTCGGGGGCTCTGGGATCTGTGGCCGCGGTTCCAGGTCCCtggggggctcctgtgggcCCTGCTAA
- the LOC144247798 gene encoding claw keratin-like, whose protein sequence is MSCSSLCVPSCGVATPAPLADSCNEPCVRQCPDSTVVIQPPASVVTFPGPILSSFPQQSAVGSAGAPYVGAGSGGAFGSRAGYGALGGYGGYGGWGFGGRGGYGGWGYGGRGLYGGWGCGGYGGYGGYGGYGSCGYGGWSSGHRYLNGNCWPC, encoded by the coding sequence atgtcctgctccagcctgtgcGTCCCCAGCTGCGGGGTGGCCACCCCGGCCCCTCTGGCTGACAGCTGCAACGAGCCCTGCGTGCGGCAGTGCCCCGACTCCACGGTGGTCATCCAGCCCCCGGCCTCGGTGGTCACCTTCCCCGGGCCCATCCTGAGCTCCTTCCCGCAGCAGAGCGCCGTGGGCTCGGCCGGAGCTCCCTACGTGGGAGCCGGCTCCGGGGGCGCCTTTGGCAGCCGTGCGGGCTACGGGGCCCTTGGGGGCTACGGAGGTTACGGAGGCTGGGGCTTTGGAGGCCGTGGTGGCTACGGAGGCTGGGGCTATGGAGGCCGTGGGCTCTACGGCGGCTGGGGCTGTGGAGGCTATGGTGGCTACGGCGGCTATGGGGGCTACGGCAGCTGTGGCTACGGCGGCTGGAGCAGTGGCCACCGCTACCTCAATggcaactgctggccctgctaa
- the LOC144247796 gene encoding claw keratin-like isoform X2, producing MSCSSLCVPSCGVATPAPLADSCNEPCVRQCPDSTVVIQPPASVVTFPGPILSSFPQQSAVGSAGAPYVGAGSGGAFGSRAGYGALGGYGGYGGWGFGGRGGYGGYGGYGGYGGYGSCGYGGWSSGHRYLNGNCWPC from the exons atgtcctgctccagcctgtgcGTCCCCAGCTGCGGGGTGGCCACCCCGGCCCCTCTGGCTGACAGCTGCAACGAGCCCTGCGTGCGGCAGTGCCCCGACTCCACGGTGGTCATCCAGCCCCCGGCCTCGGTGGTCACCTTCCCCGggcccatcctcagctccttcccgCAGCAGAGCGCCGTGGGCTCGGCCGGAGCTCCCTACGTGGGAGCCGGCTCCGGGGGCGCCTTTGGCAGCCGTGCGGGCTACGGGGCCCTTGGGGGCTACGGAGGTTACGGAGGCTGGGGCTTTGGAGGCCGTGGTGGCTACGGAG GCTATGGCGGCTACGGCGGCTATGGGGGCTACGGCAGCTGTGGCTACGGCGGCTGGAGCAGTGGCCACCGCTACCTCAATggcaactgctggccctgctaa
- the LOC144247796 gene encoding claw keratin-like isoform X1 yields the protein MSCSSLCVPSCGVATPAPLADSCNEPCVRQCPDSTVVIQPPASVVTFPGPILSSFPQQSAVGSAGAPYVGAGSGGAFGSRAGYGALGGYGGYGGWGFGGRGGYGGWGYGGRGLYGGWGCGGYGGYGGYGGYGSCGYGGWSSGHRYLNGNCWPC from the coding sequence atgtcctgctccagcctgtgcGTCCCCAGCTGCGGGGTGGCCACCCCGGCCCCTCTGGCTGACAGCTGCAACGAGCCCTGCGTGCGGCAGTGCCCCGACTCCACGGTGGTCATCCAGCCCCCGGCCTCGGTGGTCACCTTCCCCGggcccatcctcagctccttcccgCAGCAGAGCGCCGTGGGCTCGGCCGGAGCTCCCTACGTGGGAGCCGGCTCCGGGGGCGCCTTTGGCAGCCGTGCGGGCTACGGGGCCCTTGGGGGCTACGGAGGTTACGGAGGCTGGGGCTTTGGAGGCCGTGGTGGCTACGGAGGCTGGGGCTATGGAGGCCGTGGGCTCTACGGCGGGTGGGGCTGTGGAGGCTATGGCGGCTACGGCGGCTATGGGGGCTACGGCAGCTGTGGCTACGGCGGCTGGAGCAGTGGCCACCGCTACCTCAATggcaactgctggccctgctaa